The genomic window TACCTCAAGGGTTCGAGAAAAATGTAACGAACGCTAAGTCTACCGGAGCCGCATCCGGCGCTGTGATCGATGTCTTTTATGACCCATCCAAGATATCCTTATACGATCTTATCTTCATTATGCGACAGGCGATAGATGATTTCAGCATGGGGATGACCGGTACAAGGGAGATCATTGCATTAAATTCGCAGGATGTGGTAACATCAGGTATCAGTTACATCGAATTCCTTGTCCCGGGTATCATTGGCATGTGTATGATGTTTTCCGCCGTGAACCTTACTGCGGGTACTATGGTCCGGTATCAGGTTACCGGCATTTCACGAAAGCTTGAGACGACCCCGATGTCCACTATAGAATGGAACGCTTACCGGATCATAACGGGCACGATCATTGTGTTTTTATCCGTGGCAGTAACGCTATTTGCCGCATGGGCCATTTTCGGAGTAGTGCCGGGCATTAATGTCTTATCGATATTGATGCTTATCACGGGGTCGGTCATGTTCACGGGTCTCGGGATGACCGTAGCATTCCTCTCCGAAGATAACGAGTCGGCAAATGCGGCTGCGTTCGCGATCACAATACCTTTGATGCTGATCTCGGGGTCATTCTACCCGATAGACCAGCTTCCCTGTATGTTATTCTTTATTGCGGCTTTTTCCCCGCTGACATACATGAATGACGGGCTCAGGAGCGCGATGTTCAGCTATGATACCGGTGACGCCATAGCAAACTTGCTCATCTGCGTCGCGCTTTGTGTCATTATCTTTTGCGTCGGCGTGGCGATCCTGAGCGGAAAGGAGGGACAGTCATTATAGTGAAAAAGGCATGTCATCGCCTTCTTCCAGCATATTGTGGAGGAATGAGCATATGTCAAAGATCATAACCGAGATCAAGTATTGCATGATCCAGTTCTTTAGAAATAAGGGGGCTGTCTTCTTTGTTTTCGTCATGCCTGTCATTTTCCTGGTCCTGATCGGGTACCTTTTTGGCGGGCAGGCAGTTTCCCGGACATTATATTACAATGACTGTGATGTCTCCATGACTTCGGGCTCCATTATCAATGCATTGAACGCGACAGGAGCTTTCGAACTTTATGACGGTTCAGGTATGGACCTTGCGCAGTTACTTAAAGACGGTAAAATATCCGCATATATCGAGATACCATATGGCTTCGAAAAAAATATGGCTGCTGTGAAGTCATCAGAAAATTCAGACAATGTTATTATGAATCTATATTATGACGGGTCGAAGCAAACCTCTATGCCTGTAGTGTCGGTCGTGCGGCAGTCCATCGACCAGGCCAATATGGATATGGCAGGAACAAGTGAGCTCGCAGCCATAAGCGTACATGAGGCTGGCGGATCCTCGAATAGCTATATGGGGTTCCTTGTCACCGGGATAATCGGCATGTGCATAATGTCGGGGGCCATAAACCTGGCAGCAGGGACGATATCCGGATACAGGGCGACCGGTGTGTTCCGAAAGCTAGCTACAACGCCATTGTCGCGGATCGAGTGGAACATATCAAGGACCATTGCATGGTCCTTCATCATACTTCTCTCCGTGGCGATCTCCCTGCTAATAGCGCTGATCTTATACCGGGTACTTCCCGCGTTCAATATCCTGTCCATGTTGCTTATGATCTCAGGATCGATCATGTTCACGGAGCTCGGGATGATCATGGCATATGTTTTCAAGGAGGGGGGATCTGCGCAGACGATAGCCTTTACCATAACTCTGCCTTTGATGTTCATTTCCGGGTCACTTTTCCCGATAGGGAACTTACCGGGATTCCTTCAATTAGTGGCTGCAGTATCCCCTTTGACATACCTGAATAATGGCCTTAGAAGCTCTATGATAACGGGCAACTTCGGGGATGCTTTCACCGATCTGGTCATAGTCGGAGCGCTCGGTATAGTATTCTTCTGTATCGGGGTCGTGTTACTTAAATGGAAAGAGGACTGACCTTCCGGCTATACTTAGTATTATTTCCGCAAGCCAGCGAGCATAAATGCCGGAAACACTTATCAACACCTTTGAATAAATTGCGTATGGCCAATGAGGCAATGACATTATATCCGGGAAAGTGTGCTCATGTTATCAAAGAAAGCCGGTAAGATACCTCCCTTCCACGTCATGGAAGTGCTGGAAAGAGCCCAGGAGCTTGAGCGCTCGGGCAGGTCTATAATCCATCTGGAGGTCGGCGAGCCTGACTTCCCTACGCCTCCACACATAGTCGAGGCCGCGAACAAGGCTCTTCAGGCAGGCGAAACAAAGTATACTCACAGCCTGGGATTACTGCAGTTGCGGGAAGCGGTAGCAGAGTCATATAAACGGAAATTTGATGTCGATTTTTGCGCCGATCAGGTCATCGTCACATCGGGAACAAGCCCGGCCATGCTGCTGCTATTCATGGGTCTTCTGGAGCGGGGAGACGAAGTCATAATGTCGAATCCCCATTATGCGTGCTATCCTAACTTTGTGGAGTATGTCGATGGTAAGCCCGTATTCGTATATACCCGGGAGGAGAATGGTTTCAGCTTAGGGCCTGAGTCTGTCGCGGACGCGATCACTTCCAGAACAAAAGCTATATTGATCAACTCTCCGTGCAATCCTACCGGACATGTGATGAGCTCTAAGGATTATCGCGGCATTTGTGAGGTCGCCGGGGATGTCCCTGTTATTTCCGATGAGATATACCAGGGCCTTGTGTATAAGGGGAAAGATCACTCAGTCCTGGAATATACGGATAACGCGTTCGTATTGAACGGCTTTTCCAAGCTGTATGCTATGACGGGATGGAGGCTGGGATACCTGATAGCGCCGAAAGACTGTATCAGGCCTCTGCAAAAGCTCCAGCAAAACTTCTTTATCAGCGCCAATAATTTTGTGCAGCATGCAGGGGTAGCAGCCCTTCTCGGGCCTCAGGATCACATCAAGGAAATGGTCGCCGAGTATGACCGCCGCAGGAAATATATTTTAAAGCGGCTCAACGGCATGGGCTTAATCGTAAAAAGCGAACCTTCAGGGGCTTATTACGTCCTCGCTAACGCAAAAGAGTTTAGCTCGAACTCACTTGAGCTTAGCAGGAACATTCTCGAGGAAGCGGGAGTGGCAGTGACACCGGGAATAGATTTCGGGAAAGGGGCTGAAGGATATCTGCGTTTCTCATATTCGAATAGTTTCGAAAATATCAAAGAAGGCATGGATAGGGTGGAGAAATATCTTCAATGTCATAGTTAACACTCTCTTTTTGGCAGTCTAACTATATCCCATTTAAAATAGCCTGTCTTTAGCAAATCATGTATTTTAGTTATAACCCGGACATTTCCGGATGTGCCGGCTATACAGCTTATATTTATATCATGATCACACAAGAGCCATAGATATGATAAATGCAGGTGATCGAAATAGCTAATGATCGTATCTACGACAGGATCGAGGATCTAAAGGCGGAACTTAGCGAACTTATTGATTACCCGGAAGAGCGGTTTATCGAGATAATCAAGGACGTAGGGTTCGAGTGTGACCTTTGCGGCAAATGCTGTACAAGAGAGTTTAACGACCATGCCTTTCTGCTCGATGCTGATGTAGACCGGATAAAAATGATCGATCCGGATGCACTGGTGCCTGCACCATACTATGAATATTGCGACCAGCACGGAAGGTTCTACGTGTCCGGATATGCGCTTCGCTTTAAGGCTGACGGCTCTTGCTATTTCCTGGAAAACGGAAGATGCAGGATCTATGATGAGCGGCCTGCTATCTGCCGTATCTACCCTTACATGCTACACAGGGAGGAAGGCGAGGACGGCAAGGTAGACTGGCGCCAGATAAGCGGCCTTAACGAGCATGGGTTCTATAATGCGGATATCGAAGACGAAGTCTGCCGGAAAATGGCCGTCGAGACAAAAGAGTACGAGGCGGCATTCCTGAATCAGGAGATACGGTTCAGCGAGCTGATACAGGAACATTTCGAGAAAAACGGCCTGAAACATGTTAAAGGAGTATATGACCGCCGTATCAGGCAATTTAAAGGCGGCGCTGAGATCGAGGTTTTCGTGTTCCATAATGGCGCTCTTGAAAAGAACACGGTCACAAAGACGGATCATTAGATCATTCAATTCGTGCTCCAATATCATTCTCTTTTTTATCTGGATAAAGGCAATGTAAATTGAGATTATACACGTCAAGCTTTAAATTTTCATTTTCCGACCTATTTTTACCCGTTATGAACGATAAAAAGCATGACGTAGAGGAAAAGGTCGAGCGCGAGGCGGAGCCTATAGAAGTCAGTGAAGTAGGTGGCGATGTCGAGCTTATAGAAAAGCTCCTTAAATCCGAGCCCAGGACGGATAAGCTTGACGCTCAGCTTATATCTCTTACCATAATGTCCGGCATAGTCGCCTTGATAGGGCTGTTCCTGAACAACGCGGCCATCGTTATAGGCGCCATGGTCATATCGCCTTTACTCGCCCCGGTATACGCCCTGAGTATCTATGCGGTCATGGGCAGGTATCGGGAAGCGCTTGAAAACCTCCGGGTGCTGATCATACTTATCATCCTCATAATGGTCTTTTCGGCTATCATGACCTTTGTATTTTCATTTTTCTGGTCGCTGCAGATCACTCCCGAGATACTATCAAGGACGAAAGGGCATGAAATATTGATCATGATGGCAGTGATCCTCGGCATGGCTGTCGTCATCGCCCATACGAGGGGGTTTCCGGATACGATTATAGGCATCGGCATTGCTATCGCGCTCATACCTCCCGCGGTAGTCACCGGCCTGAGCTTTGTGATATACAGAGAAGGGTTCTTACCTGCCCTGATACTCACCATAAATAACATACTCGGGCTCATCATCGGCAGTTTCCTGGCGTTGATATCCCTGGGAGTAGGGCCGAAGTGGTATTTTAAAAAAGAGGAATCAAAAAAGATATTGATAAGGATCCTTGTACTGCTGGTCGTAATACTGGTCATTCTGACGATCCTGATGAACCTCCTGTGATGATGTTATTGTTCCTTTTTCTGTAAGCGGGGGCAACTGTATTATATGGGGGAAGTCTATTTTTTTGCATTTTAGCGACCGACCGGTCGGTAGTTTTATATACTTAGAGGATATCATTACTCTTTGTGAGCGACCGACCGGTCGGTAGTAAGATGCGATGAATAAATTATCACTCCGACAATGGCCGGTCCTATATAGTCTATACTGGATATGGTCAAGATGGCTGACAAAAAACAACAGATAACCGAAGTAAAGATCAAGGCGGCATCCGTGGCGTCCACGAAGGACAGGATACTCGATGCAGCGCTGGAACTTTTCGCCAGGAAAGGCTTTGACGCCGTTTCCATGCGTGAGATAGCGGAGGAAGTGGGAATTCAAAAAAGCTCACTATACAGCCATTTCAAGAGCAAGGACGAGATACTGGACGGTATTATGGAATTTCCAGCGACGGAGTTGACGTTGGTGGGTCCCAAGGAAGAACTTGATACGCTTATTGATAATCTGGGGCTTGAAGGCTTCATGATGATGTCAAACGGCGTGTTCCGGGACTGGATGAAGAGCCAGAAGATGGAAAAAGTATGGAGGGTGCTATGTATCGAGATGTACCACAATGAGAAGATACAGGCGTTCTTTTCAAATTTTATCGATGGTGCGATCTCTTTCTGGACTCTGGTATTCAGCAAAATGGCCGCGAAAGGTATGATAAAGCCATTGGACCCGGCAGTCCTGGCAAACGAATACTTCGGCCAATACATTTACCTGTTCATCGAGTACTTCCTGATAAAATATGATAATACACCCGGCTCGTTTAAAAGAATGGCTGAAAAGTCCATCGAAGGCCATATGATATTCTTTGTCGAGGCATTAAAAAAGTAGAGGGGAAAACATGGATAATAACGGTAACGGTAACTACATTGATCTGATCAACGATCTTATAAAAGGCATATTTAACGATGCTATAAGGGCGTCTTTTAAAGACCCCGGCATGGCGGCATTCTTCCTTAAGACAATGTTGTGGCAGAAGAAGGCGGCATCTGTAAGGCAGGAGAACGAGGAGAGCGGGATGCATGTACCGCCAGTAATGATTTTAAGCGTGACCGACCGGTGCAACCTTCACTGCGCGGGATGCTACGCACAGAACCTGCCCAGGGCGAAAGAGCCCGAGATGAGCGAGGAAAAGCTCAGGAGCATGCTTAAGGAGGCAAAAGAGATGGGGATATCCATAGTCGTTCTGGCAGGCGGCGAGCCGCTGGTCCGCCCCGAGATATTCAACGTGACGAAGGATTTCCCGGACATCATCTTCACGATGTTCACGAACGGCACGCTGATCGACGATAAAGTCCTTCTGCAGTTCAAGTCGCAAAAGAATGTGATCCCTGTCCTCAGTATCGAAGGCTACGAGGAGACCACTGATCTCAGGAGGGGCAAAGGCGTATACGAGCACCTTCAGAGAATGATGGCGAAGCTGAACGAAAAAGGCATATTTTTCGGAGTATCCATGACCGTCACCCGGTCGAACTACGTCACTGTCGCAGGAGAAGAGTTCATCCATAAGCTAAGGGGCCAGGGGTGCAAGGCTTTCTTCTTCATCGAGTATAGCCCAGTAAGGCCGGAGACTGAGCACTGGGTATTGACCGAAGAGCAGAGAGCAGGATTGTTAAAGGCTATGGCGTCTTATCGTGAGAGGCTGCCCGGCGTCTATGTCGCGTTCCCCGGAGACGAGAAGGCTTTCGGAGGATGCCTGTCTGCCGGAAGAGGCTTTATACACGTGAGCGCGTCAGGTAACCTTGAGCCATGCCCGTTCGCTCCGTTCTCCAATACCAGCGTGAAGAACATGTCACTCAAAGAGGCTTTACAGTCCGACTTTCTCAGGACGATACGCGAGAACCATGAAGAGCTTATGGAATCCGATGGCGGCTGCGCCATATGGAAGAAGCGCGAATGGGTAAGCTCGCTGCTGGAGCAGGCATAGGTCCGGAGTAACAGGTCGCTGATCATATGGGTATCATTGAGGGTGCAAAATCAAGATATGTGGCATACAGGTTAAACCGTATAAAAAACATGGAGCTATCGTTAAATAAGGGCAAAGGCCGTATCCCGGCCGCAGCCACTTCACCCGACAGGCTTCTGCCGAACAGGCTTGAGATAACGCTGAAGACTCTTCCGAAGCAGCTTTCCATCGCGAAGGGGATGGAGCTTGCGTCTCTGTCTATACACAAAAATCCGGATACTCCGAAAGAGGAAGCTGACGAGAGCTTTTTAAGCGGGTTTGAGGAATACGCCCATATGCTGGGCATAGCAAAGATAGGCTATACAGAAGTGCCGCCGGAATATATCTTCAAGGACCGCTCGATCGCGTATACGCATGCAATAGTCCTTATTTATGAGATGGACAAAAGGGCGATAGACAGCGCTCCAGGCCCCGAGACACAGGCGATGGGCATAACTACCTATGATGAACTCGGGCAGAAGACCAACGAGCTTACAGATTATCTCAGAAAGAACGGGTTCGCGGCAGAGGCAGGGCATCCTGCAGGAGGTCCAGTAATGCATCCGAGGCTGGCTCATAAGGCCGGGCTGGGACATCACGGACGGAACGGCCTCCTCATAACCCCCGAATTTGGTCCGAGGCAGAGGATCTCGGCGATATTTACAAGCATAAAGAACCTGCCTGTTACAGATAATGACATGCATTCCTGGGTTCCCGGGTTCTGTGCGTCATGCGGTAACTGCATCAGGGTATGCGCGGGCAATGCGCTCTATTGCTCGCCTGTTACGCATGCGGACGGCAGGCTCACTTTCATGGACAGCGTTAAATGTACGGGCTGCACGCTCTGTATGAAGGAGTGCTCTTTCAATAAAGGGAAATACGAGGGTATTAAGAAGGCTTATATGAAGAAGGCTGAAAGGAAGATCGCGCCAACAATAATGAGCCAAAGGTAGATGAAGAGGTATGGCGGATGGCAGGTATGCCACGATCGTCATACTGGCCGGGCTGGCATGACGGCGGCAGAACTGATGCCCGGAACAAACGGGTCGTGTCTAAAACGGGGCTTGTTGGCAGCATTAAGAATGTTCTCTACCTTTGTCAGAAATCTGGCCATTTATTTTTATTAATACATTTTAATAAAATTTAAATACCTGTCCTCTTTTCAATTATCTAGGTGGATCGAATGGGGAAAGTGTCCAGAGAAATAGTTGAAAATGCAGGCATAGACGTAAATAAGCTTTTGGATATGCTCGTCAGGGCGGCTGCGGCGGAACTCACGACATATTATTACTATACCATATTAAGAGCCCACACTACCGGGATGGACGGAGAATCGATAAAGGAGATAGTAGAGGACGCCAGGCTTGAGGACAGGCTTCACTTTGAAACGCTATGTCCCAGGATCTATGAACTTGGCGGAGATATTCCGCGAGATATCAAGGAATTTGCCGGTATGGCCGCATGCAAAGATGCCTACTTGCCCGAAGATAAAAGCATTAAGAGCATACTTAATGTTCTGCTTGAGGCGGAAAGATGCGCAATACGGATATATCAGGGGATCTGTAGCTACACTCACGGAAAGGACTTCAGGACATATGACATATCGCTGGCTATCCTGCATGAGGAGATAGAGCACGAAGCATGGTTCGAGGAATTACTGACCGGTAAACCTTCCGGGCACTTTAGACGGCGCGCGCCGGGAGAAGGGCCTTACACACAAAAATTCAGGCACATTTAGCTCTTTTAAGGCTCTTCAATATTTTTTAACTAAAAGCCACATCCAGGAGCATCATCACGGCAAAGCCGATCATGAAGCCTATAGTAGGTATCTTTGAATCTGACATTTTTTTAGACTCGGGAATGATCTCTTCCACTACTATGTATACCATCGCACCCGCTGCAAATCCCAGCACGTAAGGCAATAAAGATAACGAGATAAATATGGTCGCGGCCCCTACCAGGCCTGCCAGCACCTCTACGAAACCTGTGATCTGACCGTACCAGAAACTTCTCAAACGGGACATACCTTCCCCGTACAGCGGCATAGACACGGCTATCCCCTCGGGAAGGTCCTGTATGCCGATGCCGATGGTCAAAAGGATAGCGCCTGCCAGCGAGGCCGGGTGTATTCCGGCCGCAGCCGACGCGAACGCGACCCCGATGGCGAGGCCTTCAGGTATATTATGTAACGTGATGCCTATGAAAAGCATGTTTATGCTATGTTTTGCATCCCCATTTTTCAGGGACTTGAAAGGGTAGCCGTTCTCAAACCTGATGAGCGCTTTATCGATACCCCATAAAAAAACGGCTCCTGTCGAAAACCCTATCAAAACAGGCATCCAGACAGGCACATCATTGATCCGTGACACCTCGATCGCGGGCAGTAATAACGACCAGAAGCTTGCTGCCAGCATGACACCGCCGGCGAAGCCAAGCAGGCCGCCGAGCATCTTCCTGTCTATCTTTTTTGGCAAAAATACTGTAGCGGCTCCTGCAGCGGTCATGATCCACAGGTATGTCGTCCCGATCAACGTTTGTGTAATGGGGCTGCATGTTTCCATGAACTTCAGGATGTCTAACATACGTCGCATTATAAATTAAAATATAAAAATATAAATTAAATTCGAGTTTAATCAAAAACCATGCATAATGTTCTTTAACCTTATAGTAGAACTTATCAGCGGTCATATCTATGGATGAAAGGATGAAGAAACGGCTCGTGGCGGTCATAGGCATAATCATCGCTTTTTGGGGCCTCACTGCCCTTATCGGCGGGATACTTTACAGGAACGGCACACTACAGTTCATCGGGTTTATATCGATATTAATAGCCTATGGATTTACTTATCTATTAAAAAAGATGAAAAAACAGGAAGGGAGCCAATAACCTAAAAGTCAAAGAGCGTCCTCTGCTTTTTTGGCCTGTCTTCCTCTAATGCTTCTTCCTTTTTCTCTTCAGCATTGGCAAGGATCTCTGTTTCCTGCGGTGCCGGGTCTATGGTCACTTCTTCAGTCATTGCGGCATCTTCATCCAGCTCGCCGCCGTCCCTTGACCTAGCCTTCGCGGGCTTCTTTCTTCCGGCCTTCTTTTTCTCCTTTTCCTCTGGCTCAGCCTCTTCCGGCTCTACCTCAAGTTTCTTTTCAGGCCTGGAGAAATGCCCGAACACGTCTATCTCGTGCTCTATCTCTTCCTCGATCATCTCGCGGGACTTCCTGTATATCTCGCTTACCTTCTTGGCCGCCTTTTTCGCGTCCAGAAGGTACGCTATCTCGTCCTCGTCCAGCTTAAGCTGCGCGGATAGCCTCACTGCATAATCATTCTTATCGAAAATGAACTTAAGGAACGGTATGTACGTCGATCTTGCCTCAGCCTTCGACGTATGGCATTGCGAACCTATCTTTTTGGCAAGCGAGTCCCTGACAGTTCGGGCTGATTTAGCCCTCCCCAGCTTCTGCCAGTAAGTAGGCGGGCTGTATTTAACGAAACCGCCATACTTGCGCTTACGCGCGTTGTTCACCCCGCACGTCATCATGAAACTGGCATAGCGCCACATGCCGTAGTCCTGGCGCTTCATGACGCGGCCCAGGTACATGTCGGCCTTCGAGATCGCGTCATATCCTGCTTCCAGATCGTCGTCCTCATAGCTGCGCGGCAGGTTCTCGTCAACCCACCCTATGACGTCGTCCGGCCTCTCGTCAAGCTTCCTCATCGCATCAAGCGACTTCGTCATATCGTGCCCGCGGAATATCATGCCCATGACCTTGAACACGGTCTCAGGCACGTCCCTGTCCGCCGTGGACACGTCCTCGACGGTCACTCTTTTGCTGCCCATGGCCGCCGCCTGAAGGTCGTTGATGGCTGAGCGAAGGTCTTTAGTCCTTTCAGCTATCTTCATCAGGGCTTCCGGATCGCAGGATATTTCCTGGTCCGCACATATTTTTTTCAGCACCTTTACGATAGAAGTGGTCAGTATCGACCTGAACGGGATCATAAGGGCGGCTTCTCTCAGCGGTTTTGACATCTCATAAGGGTCGTTCGCGATCATTATGATGGGCTGGTTCGCATTCTTGATGACGTTCAATATCGCCGCCTCTCCGCCTCTATCCGAGGTACCGTGAATGTTATCCGCCTCGTCCAGGATTATAAGCTTCCTGCCGCCCGCGCCCTCGAAAGTGCCCGCCTTCGACGCCGCGCCCGCTATTTTATTTATCGCGTCCTTAGTCCTGGTATCGGAAGCGTTCAGCTCTATATAGTCCCATCCAAGGTCATTTGCAAGGGCTATGGCTGCCGATGTCTTCCCTATGCCCGGCCCGCCGTGCAGGATAACGGCCTTCTTTCCGGTACTGAATGTCTCGGCCCACTGGCGTAAAGCCTTGACTGCGGCATCATTTCCTACGACGTCCTTAAGGGATGTCGGCCTATACTTCTCAGCCCAATCCAGATAGTCCCCGCTCATCGAACCCTATTTCTACCCATAAGTAGATTAATATTTGGATGGTATATTACGCATATGAATCTTGAGAGACTCGCGGAGTCTTTACGGGAATACCTGGGCGCGACCCGTAAGCACTCCATTAAAAACATCGTCAGTGTTTTTGACGAGAAGGGCTCCAACCCGTCGTTCGGGGAGGACGCGGCCATCATTGACCGCGGGGAGGAAGCCCTGTTACTCGCCGCGGACGGTATTTGGGACAAGCTCATGAGAGCCGATCCGGAGTGGTCAGGATACTGTTCCATACTAGTTAACGTTCATGACATTGCCGCCATGGGAGGGCGCCCGCTGGGCATGGTGGACGTGTTTTCATCTAATTCACAGGAAATTAGCGAGAAAGTGCTTAGAGGCATGAAAACAGGCGTGGAAAAGTTCGGAGTGCCCGTAGTGGGCGGCCATGTACATCCCGACACCCCTTATGCGGCTCTGGATGTCGCCATTTTAGGCGTGGTGAGGAAAGACAGTATCATTTATAGCAGCACAGCGCGCCCGGGTGACGATGTCGTGCTCGCGATAGACATGGACGGCCGTGTCCATCCGTCGTGCGACCTTAACTGGGACACCACCTACCTGAAAGAGCCCGCGATCGTGAGGGACCAGCTTAGCGCGATGGTCGAACTGGGCGAGAGCAAGCTTTTGACCGCAGGCAAGGATGTGAGCAACCCCGGCATCATAGGCACGCTCGGGATGCTTCTGGAGGTGTCGGGCGTAGGCGCCGACGTGGATATTAACCTCATTCCGAAGCCGCCAGAGCTCGACCACATGCACTGGCTCAGGATGTATCCGGGAATGGGATTCATCGTGACCTGTACGCCGGAAAACACGGAGAAGGTCATCGAGGTGTTCGCTAACCACAAACTTAATGCATGTAAGATAGGAAAGATAGTGTCCACCCGGAAGCTGGACATCATGAACAGCGAGGGTGAGCGGGCCACGGTATTCGATTTCACCATGCACGACATCACCGGGCTCAGACCAGTAAAAAGCAGGTGTAATGTATAAATGTCTAAAAAAGTAGCAATTATCAAAGGTGACGGCGTAGGGCCGGAATTGGCAGAGTCGGCGATGAAGGTCGTGAAAGCATCGGGCGCGAGCATTGAGTTCCTTCCCTGTGAAGGCGGTGCCGAATGGTGGGAGAAGAACGGCGGCAGCACCTTGATACCGGAAGCTTCATGGAAGCTGATGGATGAGTCCGACGCCGTGTTCAAGGGCCCGACCACGACGCCCGGAGGAGCAGGATCTCCCAGAAGCGTCGCCGTGTCCATAAGGCAGAGGTATGATCTTTACGCTAACGTCAGGCCTATAAAGACATATGCAGGCACTCCGGCGCCGCTGGGCGCAGTCGATTTCGTCTGCGTAAGGGAAGGCACTGAAGGGCTGTACTTCGGAGAAGAAGTAAAGCTCACTGACGATGTCTACATCGCGATCAGGAAGATAACCCGCCCCGCATGCAAGCGCATAGCGAAGTACGCGTTCGAGGAAGCGACCAGGAGAGGATGGAAGTCCGTTGTCGCCATCCATAAGAGCAACATTTTAAAGAAGACCTGCGGCACTTTCCTGGAGGAATGCGAGTCCGTCAGCAAGGATTACCCTAACGTCGAGCTTGAGGAGTATCACATTGACAACATCGCACAGCAGCTTGTCAAGAACCCGACCATATTCAACAATAAGGTCCTGATGTCGACCAACCTGTTCATGGACGTCATCAGCGAGGAATGCTCTGCCCTGGTAGGCAGCATCGGCCTCATATACTCGGCAAACATAGGCGACGACTACGCTATGTTCGAGCCTGCTCACGGAAGCGCGCCAAAGTATAAGGGAATGGATAAGGTCAACCCGGTAGCCACAGTACTTGCGGCAGCATGGATGCTTGACTACCTTGGAGACAAGAAGCGCTCGCAGGCAATATTCTCGGCGACCGAGAAGGTCATCGCGGAAGGCAAGAAGGTCACCTACGACATGGGCGGCGCCGCGAAGTCCAGCGAAATGGTCGAAGAGATCATAAAGAACCTATAAGAAGGAAAGCTCTAAGCTTTCCATACTCTTTTTATACTGCAGTGCACTAGTGTGATGCATTTTCATCTCAAAGACTCAAAGATGAGTGAAAGGTCTCAAAGATTTTTTTATGCATGAAGATGAAAAAGATAGCGTAAGTTAACC from Methanooceanicella nereidis includes these protein-coding regions:
- a CDS encoding isocitrate/isopropylmalate dehydrogenase family protein — protein: MSKKVAIIKGDGVGPELAESAMKVVKASGASIEFLPCEGGAEWWEKNGGSTLIPEASWKLMDESDAVFKGPTTTPGGAGSPRSVAVSIRQRYDLYANVRPIKTYAGTPAPLGAVDFVCVREGTEGLYFGEEVKLTDDVYIAIRKITRPACKRIAKYAFEEATRRGWKSVVAIHKSNILKKTCGTFLEECESVSKDYPNVELEEYHIDNIAQQLVKNPTIFNNKVLMSTNLFMDVISEECSALVGSIGLIYSANIGDDYAMFEPAHGSAPKYKGMDKVNPVATVLAAAWMLDYLGDKKRSQAIFSATEKVIAEGKKVTYDMGGAAKSSEMVEEIIKNL